A window from Dioscorea cayenensis subsp. rotundata cultivar TDr96_F1 chromosome 10, TDr96_F1_v2_PseudoChromosome.rev07_lg8_w22 25.fasta, whole genome shotgun sequence encodes these proteins:
- the LOC120270649 gene encoding uncharacterized protein LOC120270649 isoform X2, giving the protein MTKKMGNILNTIHPLLTHVDLDLHLLICDILDGLVMNDPFLTFLAKLLRRLNAVSVSSIEIGEPDYDTRVEAYGSIKSELFSVLKEDHALIILSQCVYDMSSEKLVFWQNASRALLSFVQFAGPILNSEKKYCDEIISKFELQDDEVNTTQRPNETCVTWMKVSIQMIIENIFLSNMREAMKKDISVQKIHRRIKALAHFRNVINVGNISEDYE; this is encoded by the exons ATGAcaaaaaaaatgggaaacatTTTAAACACAATCCATCCACTTCTTACGCATGTGGACTTGGATCTGCATTTGCTTATATGTGATATTCTTGATGGCCTAGTGATGAATGACCCATTTTTGACTTTCCTG GCAAAACTTTTACGTCGACTGAATGCTGTATCAGTATCATCCATAGAAATTGGTGAGCCTGATtatgacactagagttgaggcTTATGGATCAATAAAGTCAGAGTTATTTTCCGTGCTCAAAGAAGATCATGCATTGATAATTCTGTCTCAATGTGTATATGATATGTCATCTGAAAAACTGGTCTTCTGGCAAAATGCATCAAGGGCCTTATTATCGTTTGTACAGTTTGCTGGGCCAATTTTAAATTCGGAGAAAAAGTATTGTGATGAAATAATCTCCAAATTTGAGCTACAAGATGACGAAGTAAATACTACTCAAAGACCAAATGAGACTTGTGTTACTTGGATGAAGGTCTCCATTCAGATGATCATAGAGAACATTTTTCTGTCCAATATGAGGGAAGCCATGAAGAAGGATATCTCTGTGCAAAAA ATACATAGGAGAATAAAGGCATTAGCACATTTCAGGAATGTTATCAATGTGGGAAACATATCTGAG GATTATGAATGA
- the LOC120270223 gene encoding uncharacterized protein LOC120270223, whose protein sequence is MGNILNTIHPLLTHVDLDLHLLICDILDGLVMNDPFLTFLAKLLRRLNAVSVSSIEIGEPDYDTRVEAYGSIKSELFSVLKEDHALIILSQCVYDMSSEKLVFWQNASRALLSFVQFAGPILNSEKKYCDEIISKFELQDDEVNTTQRPNETCVTWMKVSIQMIIENIFLSI, encoded by the exons ATGGGAAACATTTTAAACACAATCCATCCACTTCTTACGCATGTGGACTTGGATCTGCATTTGCTTATATGTGATATTCTTGATGGCCTAGTGATGAATGACCCATTTTTGACTTTCCTG GCAAAACTTTTACGTCGACTGAATGCTGTATCAGTATCATCCATAGAAATTGGTGAGCCTGATtatgacactagagttgaggcTTATGGATCAATAAAGTCAGAGTTATTTTCCGTGCTCAAAGAAGATCATGCATTGATAATTCTGTCTCAATGTGTATATGATATGTCATCTGAAAAACTGGTCTTCTGGCAAAATGCATCAAGGGCCTTATTATCGTTTGTACAGTTTGCTGGGCCAATTTTAAATTCGGAGAAAAAGTATTGTGATGAAATAATCTCCAAATTTGAGCTACAAGATGACGAAGTAAATACTACTCAAAGACCAAATGAGACTTGTGTTACTTGGATGAAGGTCTCCATTCAGATGATCATAGAGAACATTTTTCTGTCAATATGA
- the LOC120270649 gene encoding uncharacterized protein LOC120270649 isoform X1 — MTKKMGNILNTIHPLLTHVDLDLHLLICDILDGLVMNDPFLTFLAKLLRRLNAVSVSSIEIGEPDYDTRVEAYGSIKSELFSVLKEDHALIILSQCVYDMSSEKLVFWQNASRALLSFVQFAGPILNSEKKYCDEIISKFELQDDEVNTTQRPNETCVTWMKVSIQMIIENIFLSNMREAMKKDISVQKIHRRIKALAHFRNVINVGNISEVCNAFYLAMVIMCAN, encoded by the exons ATGAcaaaaaaaatgggaaacatTTTAAACACAATCCATCCACTTCTTACGCATGTGGACTTGGATCTGCATTTGCTTATATGTGATATTCTTGATGGCCTAGTGATGAATGACCCATTTTTGACTTTCCTG GCAAAACTTTTACGTCGACTGAATGCTGTATCAGTATCATCCATAGAAATTGGTGAGCCTGATtatgacactagagttgaggcTTATGGATCAATAAAGTCAGAGTTATTTTCCGTGCTCAAAGAAGATCATGCATTGATAATTCTGTCTCAATGTGTATATGATATGTCATCTGAAAAACTGGTCTTCTGGCAAAATGCATCAAGGGCCTTATTATCGTTTGTACAGTTTGCTGGGCCAATTTTAAATTCGGAGAAAAAGTATTGTGATGAAATAATCTCCAAATTTGAGCTACAAGATGACGAAGTAAATACTACTCAAAGACCAAATGAGACTTGTGTTACTTGGATGAAGGTCTCCATTCAGATGATCATAGAGAACATTTTTCTGTCCAATATGAGGGAAGCCATGAAGAAGGATATCTCTGTGCAAAAA ATACATAGGAGAATAAAGGCATTAGCACATTTCAGGAATGTTATCAATGTGGGAAACATATCTGAGGTATGCAATGCATTTTATTTGGCCATGGTTATTATGTGTGCAAATTGA